In Hyperolius riggenbachi isolate aHypRig1 chromosome 1, aHypRig1.pri, whole genome shotgun sequence, the genomic window cccacggtttcgtttttttttccgattctgatggtttcgtttttccaataatcgaaggctgcaaagaaacgaaaatccctttttacagggacggactaacataaacgaacatataatcgatctgaacagccatcaagcctaccaatgactcgattagatggataaagagagataatatcaaacatgttcgatcactagtcgttcatttttggggtctattaatcgaaactataatgagattatgactattttcacatacgttttcaacactcgattcgtttactgaacgaatcgaaggctaaaacgaaggcaaaaacgaaacgtgtattcccagcattagatagctcctatttaagtgatttcttgattgaaacaggtgtggcagtaatcgggcctgggggtgactacaaaaattgaactcaggtgtgataaaccacagttaagttattttttaacaaggggggggcaattactttttcacacagggccatttagatttggagttttttttctcactaaataataaaaaccatcatttaaaactgcattttgtgttcaattatgttatctttgactaatagttaacgttttttgacgagtagaaacatttaagtgtgacaaacatgcaaaagaataagaaatcaggaagggggcaaatagtttgtcacaccactgtatagcaggcataaggtataattgtGACACTTAGGATCCATTGCCTAAGTGAAGCAAACACATTATGGAGATGGCTAGTGCAGCAAAGTATACTTTGCAAAAGTGTTTCCTTTTTTAGCCTCAAACTTCCACTGAAGTAACTCGATTGGTCTTTTAGTTAACATGAATCTAGATCTGCACTGGTGCAAATTCCAGCAGGAGTAGACTACTATTTTATCAGGACAAAATAGAAGATACAACGtacaaaagacttttttttttcttgtccatCAGCTTTTATAACAAACATGCAATACCTATTCACATTTACAAAGATGGACTTCAGCATGTTTAATAAACAGTGATATTTGATTAACCAGATGGCTAAAGCACCTGGGCAATGTCCTGTCCTGGCAAGCAACCAGGGTGCTTGTGACATTCCATTGATTGCACAATCACAACAGGTACTGTAACATAACTACTAATTCTCTCTGGACATGTAGGCGAGATCCCTGTGCCCAGCCTACATAGATTTGTTTTACTAACATTTGtggtgatttttctttttaaacccaCAAAGCTTAAAATGCCACACCCTGGTACAATGTGAGTCATGTTATGTTGTTACCCTGGAAGTACCAACACATTGTATTGAGGAGCAAATATGTGGTGCAGCTTAGCTCAGAATATTTAGGTATTTACTTTAATGAGTATTCATAGTTATGTACAGcagcaccagtcatgttcccttgCAAGGATTGGAACCCAATCCCTCGGGTGACAATGCAGGGCAGAGCCTGTACAGATGCGTCGTTAGCCTTCAGGCTagtgacatgttctgttgctgtagagcacatgtgtcaaactccaggcctggagggccagatccgtgccagtgtttaggatggactgagaaagagaggaatgtgttctacctgatagaccacacttttcctgatttgaacccatcaattcatttgagctgtgtcaaaaatgtgtgaggaccttggcccttgtaggaccggtttgacatccttgCTGTAGAGAGTGGTGTATGGAGGGCTGACAGAGTGGCATGGGGGTGACGTGACACTGTGGATGGGGTGAGTGGCTAAGACAATGTTCTCAACAGAATCGATCCGTCAGGCTGATCCAACGTAGCTGATCAATCTTTTGATCAATTTTGGCCTCCAGTGTTGATTGAAAGACATGATTTATCATGAGACAGGCCAGGAGTCGCATGGTGCAGTATCGTCTGAGCCTGCGGGAGTATAACTGTCCTCGCTCAGTGTCCCAGGTCTGTTGGTGTAGATGCTGGTCAGTAGCTCTCCTTGATTAGTTGTGAGGACTAAAGGTActcgtgattaaaaaaaaaaaacaatgggatATGGACAATACTCAAAAAACACTGGTGGAGAGGTGCCCTTGATGATATGATACTATTGTACCAGatgttgtatatatatatgagaagcataatttcttaccttctcaggacaaagttaattaaaaaaaaaatgttcattcatgCACGGTTTACAATGCAATTCACGGGGCTTGGCCCacatcctcaggtcaatacaagtgcctgtagAACTTTTGGTCCCGAATATGAGCACCTGCAAATTGCATCTGCTTGCCAAAATGTGCAGGGCCTAAACTAACTATACTGCTATGCCCTGCAGGAGTTACCTTAATGTTTCTCAAACTTGTCTTCATGACTcctcaacagtgcatgttttgcaggcaaccttacctatgcacaggtggaataattagtgtctcagctacatggaattcacatagctgagacactaattacctcacctgtgcataggtgaggttgcttgCAATACATGCACGCTTGGGGAGTCACAATgaaaggtttgagaaacactgagttAGCCTATGTAAAATGATTTGAATCTCCAAAGGGGTGCAGCGAGAAGGCCTTCATATGTCTCCAAGGGGAGCAGCACTAGCACCACCCCAAGCACTAtatagcttactgcacaggcctaGCTGTACTCGTGTAGACGAGGAGCACTGCCATAATatcatatctgacaagctcttgtatcTTTTTAGGTTACACTCTGCCTTGGTTACATGTTAAGCTGGATATACACCTGAGAGATGTGGTAAACCATTCATATTTTCCAGATTTTGATTATTTACCACCTTGCGCTAgtagtgtaggggtatcatgcaaGATTCAGAAAATTTCTGAATCttgcatgatacccctacactacTAGCGCAAGGTGGTAAATAATCAAAATCTGGAAAATATGAATGGTTTACCACATCTCCCACACGTGTGCTAGTAGATGTACCGCAAAGAATGTGCTGGTGGTAAATAACGATGGTCACTAATCCTTAACTGGTGGTTGTGCAGCTGGTGATTGCAGCATGTAATGGTGGTGTGCAATCCATTTAAGGTACAAATCGCTTCTTATTTAGGGAGTTAGTCTACCCCATGTTTACTATTTTCCACTTACAATTGTAatacattttgattttttttatattctagTATCCTAGGCTAGCCTTTCACTGTTAGCATCATTGTTTGGCACAAACATAGCTGGCTTGGAGCACCTGATATAACCTTACAGCTCTTGTTTATTCCCCTGGAAAAATGCGTTCCCAATTTCTAGCTCACTTCTGTTGTTCAGTTCTACTTTCCAAGCGAAACGCTGAGAACTTTCAGAAGTCCCCTACTCCCGTATTGATTTAGTGCCATCTTTCGCAGAGCTGTACatagaatatagtcttgtcactaactgtccctcagaggagctcacaattgaatccctaccatagtcatacatctatgtatgcatcgtgcagcatattgtagtctagggctaatttaggggaagccaattcacttatctgtatgtttttgggatgtgggaggaaaccggagtgccgctcagacacggggagaacatacgcaCTCCTTGCTGCTGTTGACCTGActgggatacgaaccggggacccagcactgcaaaacgagaacgctaaccactactccaccatgctgcccatttagttatttttttttgggggggaggggggggaggaaattAACTAAAACATATATCTACATTTCAGGCAACCAAACGTCGCCATATAAAGTGCTGTGCTGGCGTTTCTATGCTGAATCAGCAATCATCTCACAACTATATGCAGTTATATAATTTTCACTGTATAACATTTGAATAAGGGTACACTGTTATGAATGTGTTGCTTGGCTAACCATATATATGGTAGCAGCTGTAGTTGAAAAACCAATCCACACATGTGTTGCACCGACATATGTTACTGCAACACAGTGTTGCTCTGGTATTACACCCCGCCGCGGCCTCCTGCTTGTCCTCTCCCTCCATAGGGCAATGCTCCTTGGCAGAGAGTGATCTACATCATCAGAACAGAGATCCTTCATGAACGGTCACCTAAAATGATCAGAACATTTAAAGCCACACACAAACCACTAACGATACAAGTTTTAGAACAATCGTTTATGAATGACTATTCatatgaacgattggaaatgatcATTTAGGACCAATAAcatacaaaaatctcctaaccaatgcaATTATATAATTAGTTGCCACCTTAAcatttttttcaacctaaattaGACTGCAAGTATGATGAGGCAGGGTTCTCTTCTCTTGTGCCCCATTTTGTGATTGTTTGTCTAACCTTAGTAATCTACTGCCTTGCCGATTAGTTGTACATTGCTCTGTAATGGGTTGTATaatcataataaaaaataaaagtaaaataagAATGTGTTGAAACCAATAACCACTTCCTttccacttaaccacttgaggacccaccctttacccccccttaaggaccagcactggtttgattgatctgtgctgggtgggctctgcagcccccagcacagatcagggtgcaggcagggagatcagattgccccccttttttcccccctatggggatgatgtgctgggggggtctgatctctcctgcctgctgtgggtggcggggggggcacctcaaagcccccctccgcggcgaaattcccccctccctctcctacctgctgcctcccctggagatccgggctgcacaggacactatccgtcctgtgcagccagtgacaggacgtcccctgtcacatggcggcgatccccggccgctgattggccggggatcgccgatctgccttacggcgctgctgcgcagcagcgccgtacaaatgtaaacaaagcggattatttccgcttgtgtttacatctagcctgcgagccgccatcggcggcccgcaggctattcacggagccccccgccgtgatttgacaggaagcagccggcttcctgattaattaggctgcagctggcgacgcagtactgtgtcgctggtcctgcagctgccactttgccgacgcatgttatgagtgtgcggtcggcaagtggttaaactgccacAAGTCTGTAGAATGATGTGTAGTACTCTGGAAACGTTGTGCAATGATGCTAGTTGGACCGCAGCTGAACTACTCTCTGTCTGTGGCTGTGCCATTCACAACTGCTTCTGTTGTCTACAGCAATCAAACAGCCTcctgctttagggctggttcacacggacgttttGTTGGCATTAAACGTAAAATTAACGTTTTTAGGGATCTACCGctgtcccatgcaagtgaatgggagcgtttagtacaagcttttgcaggctttcatgaaagcctggcagttgatcccggtcttctcatctcaaaagcaacatgcagcttctagaaggcatttgaaagccagcaaaagccactgaaagcccATAAAAGCCCAGCCTTTCCCTATACTTCCTGCAAAAGCCACAAAAAGCCCAGCCTTTCCCTATACTTCCTGCAAAAGCCACCAAAAGCCCAGCCTTTCCCTATACTTCCTGCAAAAGCCACCAAAAGCCCAGAAAACGCAACActctcctgaaagccattaaaagcccagcctttccctatacttcctgcaaaagccaccaaaagcccagaaaacgcaacactctcctgaaagccattaaaagccttcaaaagctgctAAAAGCTTAGCTGTTAAATGCTGGCAatcttggggggaaaaaaaaaaaaaaaaaaaaaaaaaaaaaaaaaaagaagaagaagaccaCAGCATTTTAACGAGACGCTGAGCAGAATCTCAgcagaagcccatgtgaaccagcccttattctcCGAGATGGAAAAGACTCATGAAGGGAAAAGCTCCATTGCTCTGCAGCACAGCTCATCTCTCAGACATGTGTGAAGCTTGGCACCGCCATGACAATTGAGAAAAATCACATAGTAGACAGGCAAGGATGATAACCTACATTTATATTACATTGTTTCAGTAACAACATTCTGTACAAGCATAAAATCTAGACATTTTTCAGACACCGCTGAGCAATTGAAACGCAGCCAAAACCCCCTCTGCTAATCTAATGTGATATTTTCAGATTCAAACTGAATTCTCCATATTAGGCAGATGTCTAATACGATATTAGCAATTAGACATTTCTTTGCAAATCataactatgtatgtatgtatgtatgtatgtatgtatgtatgtatgtatgtatgtatgtataacaaGACTAGGTACTGTCATTTTCAAACAGTATTCCCATAAAACATTCTAAATTGCTAATGGGATATTAGTGCAAGTGCATTATTTATGCGCCTGGATACACCTTTAAATTTTTCTAATAGCGCCCAGGGAACCCCAAAACTCATAAGCTACATACATACCCACCACAAGAAAACGGAAGAGGTCTTCTTCCACAATCAGGAACATTGGATTAAATGACAGGTGCAAACACATCGTTGAACGATTGTGGCAATTAACGAGGTGGTCAAATGTAATTAGAACTACCATCCACGATTGGATTCATCATGGCAGTCGTTCAAGGCGAACGATTATCGCACGATCAGTTGATGATAAAAATCGTTTAACAAACTTTTGCTAAAGGATGTTGCACAatattgcaaaaaatgtttttgttacgCAAAatcacgtgtgtgcgtgtgcatgtgtgtgtaaatGGTTTGGTGGGTATGGGCCTATAGTGTTAGCAATTCTGCTAATCTCAACCTTTACATCAAATGAGAATTTTAGGCTGCCTATTCATGCCAAATTAGTGACGCCACCAACCACAATGATGGCCAGTAGTGGAATGCTAAGGCAGGCAGACAAACCACCACTTTCATATAGGAAAATAATTGGTCTCCTGGGTAATCAAACATGCACAACTATTGGTGCACTGGGGTGACTGCTCTGCAGTCATATGATCAGTTTAGGAGGTTTGCTCATGCTAGAAATGTACGCTTATAATAATCAAACATTACCGTGAAAATGAACATTGTGTATATAACAACATGTAAGCTGCAGATGCATACATGGTCTGAATCTGAACTGCTTCAACAAAATCATTGTATACGGTTATATGCACACAAGAGCTTTCCTATCAGCCTTGTGACAGATTGAAATGTGCAAAAATTAGTTTTAAAATAGAATGGGAAAAACAGAATTACTTTTCTTTTGCCTTTCATGTAAAACAATTGAAATTGGCAAAAActgctaagaaaaaaaatatgtaaagctGAATCAAAAACCAAGGAAAGGAGAATGCAGAGCAAAAGTGTAACAGCTTATGGAAGCAGATCTGTAACAAAGTACACCTCTGGTGTACATAAAGAAACAGAGAACCGCTATTGCTGAAAAGTTACAATTCCCTGGGACAGAGTGTGTAATAATACTCACCAGAGCCCCATATTTGCCAGCTTCTGGCAcagagctccgcccccttgcagaaaatggcctaTGTCTTTCCTATATCCAATATTGAATACGctgaggcctttttctgcaagaaGGCAGTGCTACAGGCCATAACCTGGATGATACAGCACTCCAGTGAGCGTCTTTACACAGGCAACATATAACTAGGTATATATAATGAGATGGAAAAAAATCTCTCCTTGTATTTAAATttaatgtaaatgttatgcagcttgaacctggaacaataaaaattgacaggaagttattctgattggtccaatttcaagctgtatATAATTTACATCTAATTTGAATGCAaagagaaatatttgcatctcatttatctAAATATAAATTTGCAGCCATAGCATACCTGTTAGAGCTATGTTTTAAATCAAAGCTTGAAATGGGCGTTTGTCCATGAGTGCTGTTTGAAATAGGACGAAAATCATAAGCAAAAAAATCATAAGCAACTGCGTTAATTGGTCCAATTCCGTGATGCATAAAATGTTAAAGAAAggagcatcaacttgaaattattaacATTCATTGACCATTTCTAGTCACGAGGATGTGACAACTTATGTCTCCAGAAATATAAATTCCAAGGGCCTCTGTTCTGATTTCCTACAAGTGCAACCTGGTCCAGACAAGGTCTGCTGGTTGGTGCACTTTTCATAGGAAATATTTTATTGGTGGTCTCTTTCGAACCTGATAACACCCTAAACCGTATGTAATCATTTTGTAATAGGCAACAGGTCCACATTACAGTAAATATACAATCTAATGTAGTACAAAGTAAAATTATGACAAAATATACCGAATAGAGATTCTGAAAACATTAAGGCTGAAAATCCAGTGAAAAGATATTAGCAATAAGAGAAACTATACAGTACTGCAATCTGCTTAGGAAAGAAAGGTCAGCAGGACCAGAACAAAGAACCAGTCCCAGTAAGAAAAGTCTAATCTGTTTTGGCATCTCAGGAAGTAGATCATCTGATACCGCTAACGCCGCTGCCAGCCGTCATCAGTGAAAGGAAAGAGGAATCAACCATTGTAGAGTAGTCTGGCCATTCTGGTTTCATTTGGTCGTGCAAAACTATAGCAGTCCAGAAGCCCCTGGAGGTGTTAATCTACTGGAGGGGCTGGAGGTTCGCGTCCAGGACCCTGCAGACAAAAGAGAAGACTGAGCATGGATGTATTATCTATCTTGTGGATGCTGTGATTATGCTGTACTGAAATAAGCTCATGCAAAAGGACTCCAAACTATTCTCAAGTCTCAGTTGTGTGGTGCAGATTCTCCTCTTTCCTAGACTGAAAACAATTCTATAGGCCATCATGAACAATAGGAACGGCTTTCTCTAGATACTCTTGTGCATGAGGACTAGTCAGCCTCAGTACTGCCCTCAAATTCTGTCAAGGAGTCTCTCACACAAACATCTGGCAGCACTACACAGAATGGCATCTCAGCCATTCCTTTTTATTTGCTGGGTGCTTGCAGCCAGCACTGGCGGTGGTCCATTgcatgcacaccagagcaggcagCAGCTGCCTCCACACATCACATGCGGTAGGTTTTTTTTCACTAGGCAGTAACAGCACCATGTGTCAACTGCTGACGCGTGTGTGGTTATAAACACatttggttgcatttttttgCTACCAGGAGGGGCTTACTCCTGGCAATTGGGTGGATAAATGGTGCCTGTGAGAAAGACTCCTGAGAGTACTTGGTCTCTGACAGTGGTTAGAAACCAAAGTTAGGGTAAGTACTAAGAGAACATGAATTTTAAAACATACTAACACACTGGAAACGAAACCGGGCACAAAATGATACAACAACacagaggtgtgtgtggtggtggggggactgGAGAGCTAGGGGGAATATCTGGGACTTATAAATCCATGTTACAGTGTGGAGGGCACAGCAGACTACTATACCTTATCTTAGGGTAAAACATTTATGCATTTGCACagtgcaggatcatccacaaggcaacctagacaGGTGCATATGGCCTAATGGGTGTCAGAGGTAAAGCAGAACAAATAGGCACCGGCAAATATGGGCGCACCATGACACAAAGGACTTTTGCTGGAGCATGGTGACCAGTTCTTTGGCTTCatcctgtgcccaaatttgcTGGCGCCGTTTTTACACGTTTGCATCAGAGGGCCCAACTACCACTTTCTctggcccctcccccatctcAGATTACTAAAGGACCATAAGGTGGATCTAAAGGTACTACTTTGCCTAGGACCCCAAGTcagcttaatccatctctggatctGTAGGTTTACCCAGAGTTGACCATTCCCACGCAGACCACGTGATTCCCACACCATATTCTGACCATTGCACTAGTAGAGAGGCTGCAGTACACTCAAGAGTTGGGGGAAGGTGTCAACTTTTTGGCAGAATAAGAACCTACCAGGGCTCATAGAGTAGTAGCTAAATAGCTTGCTAATAAGGCCTTCTAGATGGTGGCTAGCTTGTTGCTTTCATTTTTCCATTATACCTCCATAACTACTAGAATGAAAAAGGTTAGGTTCTTCCAGTGGAAGCACATGGGATGGATTCATATGAACAGAAATGGACAACTCACATTGTGTGGACCGGTTGGCTTTCCTGCAGCCCTGGCTCCTCGGAGACTCCTCGGTCTTAGAAGGTACAGGGTAAATCCAATAACAAGCCAAGCCATGGCAATCATAGCAATACTAAAACCAGCATCTGAA contains:
- the SMIM14 gene encoding small integral membrane protein 14; the protein is MAEGNFDPCECVCSYNYAMRRLINLLRQSQSYCTDTECFQEMPGPNSSSDAGFSIAMIAMAWLVIGFTLYLLRPRSLRGARAAGKPTGPHNGPGREPPAPPVD